CTCCGCCGATGCCGGTGACGGCAGCCGGAATGACGTCGCGGCGGTCGGCGATCGCGGATGCCCCGAACACGATCACGAGCTCCGCGCCGAGCGCGAGCAACTCCTTGATCGCGGCCGACAGCGCCTGCTCTTCATGCGGGACGCGCCGCTCGGCGATGATGCCGGCGCCCGCCGGCGCGAGCCGCTCGGCGGTGACCCGCAGCGTCTTGTCGATCACCTTGGATGACAGGCCCGGCAGCAGTGTCGAGACCACGCCAACACGCGTGATGACGTAAGGGGCGACCTTCAGCACGTCCTTGCCGGCGGCCTTCACCGCAGCATCGCGCAAGCGTCCTTCGACGCCGAACGGGATGATCTTGACGGTGCCGACCATCTCGCCCTCGACCACCGGCTTGTAGGCCGAAAGCGTGGCAAAGGTGATGGCCTCGTCGATATTGTTGATGCGGTCGACCGCCGCGCGGTCGATCACCAGCACGCCAGCGCGCGCGGCGAACAGATTGGCGCGGCCGGTGAAGGCGCGCTCGACATGGATGCCGTCGCCGCCGATCGCGAGCGCGATGCTGGCGGCCGCAACGTCCTCGGAGACGTCGCCGTCCTCCATCCGCACCACGACGATGTCCTTGATCCCGGCACGCTCCAGCGCCTCGACCTCGGCAGGACCGATCGTCGTGCCCTTCTTCAGCACCAGCGGTCCCTGGCGCAGGGTGTGGACGGTCACCCCGCCAATCGCATCCTTGGGGCTCGCCGGTCCGAACTTCATGCCGCTTCTTCTTTCTCCTTCGGCGGCAGCCGAAGCACCGCGGTGATCTCGGCCATGATTGCCACCGCGATCTCGGACGGCGAGACTGCGCCGATCGCAAGCCCGATGGGCGCATGGATGCGCGCGATGTCGCTGTCCTTGGCGCCCTGCGCCCGCAGCCGGTCGCCGCGCTTGGCATGAGTCTTCCGCGAGCCGAGCGCGCCGATGTAGAAGCAATTGCGCTCGAAGGCGTGCAGCAGCGCGGGATCGTCGATCTTGGGATCGTGCGTCACCGCGACGAAGGCGGTGTAGGCATCGACATTGAGCGGCGGCAGCGCAGTATCGGGCCACTCCGCGATCAGCGGAATGTCGGGAAAGCGCTCTGGGCTGGCAAAGGCCGTGCGGGGATCGACCACGGTAACGTCATAGCCGAGCGAGCGCGCCAGCGGCGCCAAGGCCTGGCTGATATGGACCGCACCGACGATCACGAGCTTTGCGGTCGGCGCGTAGACGTTGAGGAACAGCTTCTTGCCGCCGGCCTCGACATTGGCGCTCTTGCCCATGCGCAGCTGCTTTTCCAGCTCGGCCCGCAGCGGATCCTTGGCAAAGTCTGCGGCCTTCACCAGGCGCTGCTCGCCGCTCTCGGTGTCCGTCACCAGGATCACGGGCCGGCGCGCGGCGCGCTCGGAATTGAGTTCGTGCAGGATCGCGAGCTTCACGGCTAACCGACCTTCTCGACGAAGACGCGGATGGTGCCGCCGCAGGACAGGCCGACATTCCAGGCAGTCTCGTCGGCGACGCCGAATTCCAGCATCTTGGGCTTGCCGCTCTCGATCACGTCCATGGCCTCGGTAACGACGGCGCCTTCGACGCAGCCGCCGGAAACGGATCCCAGGAACGTGCCCTCGTCATTGATGACGAGGCTCGA
This genomic stretch from Bradyrhizobium daqingense harbors:
- a CDS encoding XdhC family protein codes for the protein MLDRDEDILKAAEDWQKAGRGVALATVVETWGSAPRPAGSSLVINDEGTFLGSVSGGCVEGAVVTEAMDVIESGKPKMLEFGVADETAWNVGLSCGGTIRVFVEKVG
- a CDS encoding XdhC family protein, with amino-acid sequence MKLAILHELNSERAARRPVILVTDTESGEQRLVKAADFAKDPLRAELEKQLRMGKSANVEAGGKKLFLNVYAPTAKLVIVGAVHISQALAPLARSLGYDVTVVDPRTAFASPERFPDIPLIAEWPDTALPPLNVDAYTAFVAVTHDPKIDDPALLHAFERNCFYIGALGSRKTHAKRGDRLRAQGAKDSDIARIHAPIGLAIGAVSPSEIAVAIMAEITAVLRLPPKEKEEAA